The genomic window GCGGAATCCCGCAGTGTTTGGCCATCCGTGCGGTCAGTGCTTCGCTGCAGGCGACCAACCACTGGTAGGGCCGGCGAGCGAGTTGTTGATGCAGGGGGGCGTGTTGCAATTGATCGAATTCGGCCACCCGTTTCCACAGCAACCGCTGGGCGCCAAACAAGCCCGCGACCAGCGGTTCGGCGGGGCTGCCAGCTGCCGCTCGCGTCAATTCGGCTTGCCAGTGGGGGTCGTCCAGCTCCACCATGGCGTTCAGGTCCAGCCTCTCGCGGAGCAGAAAAACGGCTCGTTGCAGCATCGCCGTGGCCGCCCGAACCGCATGGTGCCAGTAGACTTCGCTGAACATCACATAGCGGGCGAAGACCATCATTTCCGCTGCCGTGCGGCCTTTTTCTCCGATTGCCAATTGCGGCTTGTCGGGATGGACACACAGCGAGCTGATCAAGCGGCCGACGTCAAAATTGCGGCCGTAGGGAACCCCCGCGTGCAGGCTGTCCCGCATCAGGTAGTCCATTTTATCGATGTCGATGGGGCCGCTGAGGATCGACGCCAGCAACCGCGTGCCCTGGTTCTCGTGCGGCCCCCGCAGCAATTGGCAGATCTCGTCGATCGACGTCCAGTCGCGTTCGATCAATTCCGCCAGTTCGGGTTGCTCCAGTGCCCGGCGAGCGAGTTCCTCGTGCCGCGGCAACCCCGGCAGCTGCATGTCTTCGATCGGGTGGCAGAACGGCCAATGCCCGATGTCGTGCACCAACGCGGCGGCCACGAACGTATCGGCCGCGCGGGCGTCGATGGAATTTTGGAAGATCGGATCGGTGGCCAGCCGCTGCAGCACTTGCAAGGCATAGCGATACACGCCCAGCGAGTGTTCGAAGCGGGAATGGACGGCGCCAGGATAAACATGTGCGACCAACCCCAATTGGCTGACACGGGCCAGCCGTCGCAGCGGAGCGGAATCGATCAGCCGGGTGACTCGTGGCGTCAGCGGCACGTCCATTTCAGGAGCGATCCGCATCAGGTGCCGGGCCGTCGCCAGCGCGTGCAGCTCCTCGTTCAACGTACGCTCCCGCCGCTCAGCGGCTGGAGTTGCCTTGTTTTTTCCGCGTCGCCCGGCATGTGCATCGCGGCGGGCTGGGGATCGAGCAACAGTTCCCGTTCGGGCGATTTGCGTTTGCCGTCCATGCTGGCCAGTTGGACACCGGCGATCAGGGCCAGGATCAGGGCGGAAACGATGTACAAGCCCGAGACGACCAACCCGCCGGAAAACTCCAGTTCCAACGCATTGGTGGCCGCAAAGGCGCCGATCAACAGGATCACTACCAGCATCACGCCGGCCATGAACAGCGGCATTTCCGAGGTGGTGTTTAAATCCAGGACGTACACCGGCACAAACGCGTACAGCAACCACAGGCAAGCGAAGATCGGTGTCAGGATCAGCAACCGATTCCTCAGCTCGGCGCCGACCAAGGGAGCCAGTTCGGAATCTCGGGAAAACGCGTAGGCCGCCCAGATGGCTGGCGGAGCAACCACCAGGGCTCCAACCACCACGGCCCACCAGGGCACCGGACCGAGCGACCGCAACACCACCGCGGCCACCAACATGGCCAGGATCGTGACCGTGGTGACGATCACACCGCGACGGGTGACCCGCGTTTCGGTACGCTTAATCGGTTTCAATACCGACTGTCCCTTGCTATCCTTCGGAGCGTCATCGCGGGGAGCGTGGATGACGATTTCGTCGGTTTTCAGCGGGACCGAAATCTGCTTTTTGCATTTGGGGCAGGGCCCCTTTTTACCAGCAAATTTATCGCTTACCGAAAATCGGCTTAAGCAACTCGGACACGTAACTTGGATCGGCATGGGAAATCAGAACAACGGAACCGAGAAGCAAGAAGGACCAGATGAGTTGCATAGTTTCCCAGACGACCACCCCTCGTTGCAAGCCGATGACCGCCGACCGCCCTCGGCGACGGCCCACATCGTGTTGTACCAACCGGAAATCCCGCAAAATACGGGCAACATCGGCCGCAGCTGTGTGGCCACGGGCGCCAAACTGTGGCTGGTCGGCCAGAAGGGATTCGAAATTACCAATACCCGCCTCAAACGCGCCGGCATGGACTACTGGCAACATCTGCAGTGTGAAGAAGTCGAATCCTGGCAGCGACTGCAGCAACAATTGCCCACCCGGCGGCAGTGGGTGTTCAGCCGGTTCGCCCGCCGCGCCATCTGGGACGCTCCGCTGCAAACAGGCGATGCATTTATATTCGGCTGCGAATCCGCGGGCCTGCCCGGCGACATTCTGGATCTGGACAGTCCCTACACATTGAATCTGCCCACGCTGCCCGAGGTTCGCAGCCTGAACCTGGCCACCACCGTGGGCATTGTGCTGTATCAGTTGTTGGCCCGCTGTCCCGATGCGCGTCCGCGAACGGCGAAGGACTCGCCGCAGTGAACGACCTGGAAGCACAAGCCTCCCCGTACCGTTGGCCGGCCGAATGGGAACCGCAAGAGTGCATCTGGCTGGCTTGGCCGCACAACCCCGACACCTGGCCGGGACGCGTGCAGTTTATGCCGCTGTCTTTCGTACGCTTCATCCGCTGCGTGACCGAAATCCTGCCCGTGCGGTTGCTCGTTCCGCCTTCGCTGCGTGACCAAGCCGCACAGTGGTTGACCAATGTGCCCGGCGTCGAGTTTGTACCGTATGGGACCAACGACTGCTGGATTCGCGACTACGGCCCGACCTTCGTGCGGCGAACCGACGACGACTCGTTGGTGGGCATCGATTGGCGGTACAACGCCTGGGGCGGTAAATACCCGCCCTGGGACAGCGACGCCGCCGCCGCGGAAACCATCTGCACCCTGGCCGACGTACCACGCATTGAAAGTCCTCTGACGCTCGAAGGCGGCGCATTGGAAACCGACGGCGGCGGGCGGCTGCTGACGACGACCTCCTGTCTGGTGACCGAAACTCGCAACCCCGGGTGGACTAAAAACGCGATCGCCCGCGAGCTGCATCGCTGCTTGGGGATCACCGAGATCCTGTGGCTCGACGATGGCGGTTTGGAAGGGGACGACACCGACGGCCATATCGACCAAGTCGCTCGCTTTGTCGACCGCAACAACGTGGTCGTGGCCGTCAGTTCCACCGCGGCCGATCCCAGCGCCGCATCACTGGAAGACAACTATCGCCAACTGCGGATCTGGTCGCAGCAGACCGAACCGGCAGTCCACGTACACCGCTTGCCAATTCCCCCGCCGCGTTTGATCGACGGTCAGCGGGTGCCGGAAAGCTACTGCAATTTCTTGCGACTCGGCCCCCAGCGGATCCTGGTGCCCCAGTTCCGCAACCCGGCCAGCGATCGCGTGGCGCTGGCGATCCTGCGTAACCTATTGCCCAGTACCGAAGTCGTCGGCGTCGATGCCGCAGACTTGGTCTGGGGACTAGGAGCCATGCACTGCGCCAGCCAACAGCAACCAAGCAAAGCCGTCGTAGCCGAAGTCGCCAGACTTTGGACGGGCGGCGAGTCTTGAGTCTTGCTGACTCTACCGGAATCTATGTATGGGCCGTACAAAGGCGAGCAAGCGTTTAACCCGTAGCCGCAGGCGTCAGCGCGCCCAAGCATAGAAGTCAACGCGATTCGTTCGATACCACCGACAAACTCGCCAACATTTTCGCTTGCCCTCGCCGACGCCTGCGGCTAGGGGTTAAACGATTGCTCGGTTGTGCGAAGCCTGACCAATCGTTACCGGACGCGTACATAGATTCCGGTTGAGTCAGCAGATTTCAAATTTCAGATTTCAGATTTACCCCCACTCTCCCACTCTCCCACTCTCCCACTCCTCACTCCCCACTCCCCACTCCCCACTCCCCACTCTCCCACTCTCCCACTCTCCCACTCTCCCACTCTCCCACTCCTCACCCCCGTCCAAACCACTACGGCGAAGACCGCCAAAATCAGCTCGGTGCGATCGATGTATTGCACGCTTGAGGCTTGGCTTCGAAGCTGATCGTTGATCGCGGCCAGGGCTGCCAGGGCATAGGCGCCGCCGACGACCGTGCCCACCAAGCCGGCGCCCCACCACCAATTCATGTTAGCGCCGCGGGCCAATCGCTGGGCAAACAGCGTGATCGTGACCAGCGTGCCGACGGCCAAGGCGATGCCGGGATAGAACAGTTGGTCATCGGATTCAAAGTGTCGCACGGCGGCAAAACCGGCCGCACACACCAGGGTCAGCACCAGCAGGCTGGCGATGTTGAACTGCACGGGCCGCGGTGCCGTCCGGGCAGGTTTGTCGAACCCGGGCCAATGCCACGAGCTGCTGCCGGTCAGCAGCATGCTGAGTGCCTGCACGATTACCAAACCGCCCATCGACAGCACATATCTTGACAGCGGCCGTAAGCTCACATGGTGCATCCAGCTGATGTGCCAGGCGGCGACGGCCAGCAGCAGCCCCAACGCCCACAGCGATTGGCGTCCACCGGCCAGCAGCCAGGTCGCCACCGACAGGCCACCCCACATGCAGCCCAGCCACACGGCGTGGCGAACGTCCCCCAAACCTCGCAGTTGCGGCAAGCCGACCTGCAACATCAGTACGACCAGCAATACCAGCAACGTCCTGGTACCCACGGCGGGCGACGGCGAGACGTTCCGAGCCCGCACGAGGGACTCGGGCGGCGGCGGTGGCGAGGCGTGGGGCAACAACAAACTCGACGCGGCAAGGAAAGGATCATTGGGCGGACGCGAAAACTCTAAACCATACGTCAAACGGTAACACTCGGCCCGTTTCGCCGCTTCACAGGCGGGGGCTTTATGATTCACCCGCTGGATTTGTGGAGTTTTTCATGTTCTTGACGGCGTTCACCCGATTGCAGCCAACCGATTGGCTATCCATAACTACACCTGACACGCTCCCCCACAACCGACTTCAAACTGTGTTTGACTCCCCTATCCAACCGATTGCCTGCGTGATGGGCCACCCGATTGCTGGGAACCCCACGCAGTTTGCCGTGGAACGGGCGTTGGCAGCCGCCGACATCGACCTGCGTTTCCTGTCGCTCGACGTGCCCCCGGAACAGTTGCCCGATGCCATTGGCGGCGTCCGGGCGATGGGATTTTGGGGCGTGATTCTGGCTGAACCGCATCGCCAAGCGGCCGCCGCGCTGTGTGACCAGTTGAGCGACGAAGCGCAGGCCGCCGAACGTGTGGACGTAATTGAACGCACCGACGAGGGACAGCTGTGGGGCCATTACTTTGGCAGCCTGTCGATTGCGACGGCCATCGAACGGGCGATTCGCGAACCCGACGCCCGCGGAAAAATCACCATCTCCGTGCTCGGCAATTGCCCCGCTATGTTGGCTGCCGTGCGGCCGCTGATGGCCCGCGGACACTACCGTTGGCGGGTCAGTGAGTTCCAGCCCTACATGTCCGAATTGAGCCAGGAACTGCACGAAGTCGATTCGGTGGATCAGGCCATCGACGAAACCACGGCCGTGGTGATCCGCGGCACGGTGGACGACGAACCCTGTGAGGTTCCCGAAACGTTGCTGGATCGCTTGAGCGACCCCGCATTGGTCATCGATCTAGCCGAGATGACCAGCACCTCACCGCTGGCACGCTACGCAGCCCAACGCGGCCTGCAGTCGATGACACGCCTAGACCTGCTGGTCGAACTAACCGTCCGCGCGCTGGGCTGCTGGACCGAGCAAACCCCTGAAGAAGCCATCATCCGAGAGGCGTATGAAGAGTATCTGGAGATCTAAAGCTCGCTCCGAATCGTCTTCACCGGCGACCCAAGCGATGATTCTGCGAGATGAGGAAATCATCGCCACGGTCGCGCGGCTACAACGCCGAATCGGAGAACGCTTCCCCGATGCCGGCTTGTTTCATCTGTGCGGCACCCTGCTGGAACTCGCCCGCCGCGCCAGTGAGCGATCGCAGTGGATCAATCGCCCCATCTGGCTGCTGCGGATTTCCGGCTACGCGTTGGGGGTGGCGTTGAGTGCTTTGCTGCTGGGAATCGTGTTCTATTTCGGCCAAAGTTTTCATCTCAAAGACGAAGACCTGCAGGCCAGCAATTTCCTCTCGATGATCGAAGCGGCCAGCAACGAAGCCGTCTTATTGGGGGCCGGCACGTTCTTTTTGTTCAGCCTGGAAACCCGCATCAAACGTCGACGCGCTCTGGCGGCGATTCATGAACTGCGCTCGATCGCGCACATCATCGACATGCATCAGCTGACCAAAGATCCCGAGCGGACGCAAAAGCAGTGGCAGAGTACCGCGACATCGCCAGCGATCCAACTGACTCCGCTGCTCCTAAACCGCTATCTCGACTACTGCAGCGAAATGCTGTCGCTGACCGGCAAAATCGCCGCGTTGTACGTGCAGCAATTCGACGACTCGGTGTCCCTGGCGGCGGTCAGCGAAATCGAACAACTGACGACCGGACTGAACGGCAAGATCTGGCAAAAGATCATGATCCTCGACGTCGGCCGCGACAGTTAGCAAACCTCCGCCGCCCCGTAGCCGAAGTCGCCAGACTTTGGACCGTGCCACCGTAGCCGAAGTCACCAGACTTTGGACCGCCGTTGCCCACCCCATCCAAACTCTGGGGGACGTGAAAGGTATTACTGCAGCATTGGACCTTGGGGCCGCTTGCTTCACCCTCCTTTTTAAGGAGGGTCGAGCCTTAGCGAGGGGAGGTTTTTCTGGAGTTTGCAGCGGCGCGGTCGCCCTCTCCTCGCTGACGCTCGACTCTCCCAGAGGGAGAGTGAAGTGAATCCGTCAATAATACCTTTCACGTCCCGCGAGTTCGGCTACGGCCATAAAAAAACCGGCTGTCACAGTTGTTCACCGTGACAACCGGTCATATAGAATCCTTCGATCGTCGGCGGCAACAACGGAGCCGCTGGGAGAATGGCGAAAGCTTCAGCGTGCTTCTGCACAAGCCTTTAAGTTAGCTTTGGCCAGCCCGAAAATTGGTCCCTCTGCCGGTGATTGATCGAAGGAAAAGTGGGTTGAGGTTTCTTCCCACGTTTCTAATTCTAGACCCGCCTGGGCGGACAGCAAGGTAGTTCGTCCAGATCTACGCCCGTCAGCCACAGATTCCACAACAAAATCTCGAATATTGCTATGCTAGACACCGCCCCCACGAAAACTTTCATCAAAATTTCCAAACATGCCTAAAAATCTATTGCTAGCGGGAATCCCTGCCGACAATCCCACCCTGTTTCGCGCCGTAGGAATGGCCGCCGGTGATCCCGCCGCTTGGGTTTCTCTCGACGGCCAATCCAAGCTGATCATTCGTGACATCGAAGTCGACCGGGCTCGCGCGGCCGGCAAGAACGAACACGTGTTTTGTCCCGCTGATTTTACTCCCGCCGGAGGCCTGGATGCCGATCGCGCCACGGCCACCGCACAGGCCGTCACCGAACTGCTCCGCCGCGAAGGCGTCCAACAGATCTCCGCCGATCGCTCGCTGCCTTTCATCTTCGCCTGGCATGTGATGCAAGCCGGGATCGAGTTGCAGTACGACGCCGACTTGGGGGTCCTCGAACGCCGGGTCAAATCGGAACAGGAAATCGAGTACCTGCAGAAGGCTCAGCGGATCACCGAACAGGGCATGCAATTTCTCTGCCAGCGAATCGCTCGCTGCGATGCTGACGCTGAGGGCATTTTGCAGTTCGAGGGCCAACCTCTGACCAGTGAACGGGCCCGTGCGATGGCCGCCGCGTTTTTTCTCGAACACGGATTCACCATGGGCCACGGCGCGATCGTGGCCACGGCGCCCGAAGTGGCCGACTGCCATCACTCGGGTACCGGACCGCTGCGTAGCGGTGTGCCGGTCATCGTTGATTTGTTTCCCCAAGACTCCGCTACGCGTTATTGGGGCGACTGTACGCGGACCGTGGTCCATGGCACGCCCAGCGACAAAGTGGTGGCGATGCATCAAGCTGTGGTGGAAGCCAAGGCCGCCGGCATCGCTCAACTACATCCCGGCAACACCGCCGAACAGGTTCATCAAGCGGTCATCGCCGTCCAACAGCAACACGGTTTTCGCTTGTCACGCGGGACGGTCAGCGACGATCCGACGATCCAGCACGGCACCGGTCACGGCATCGGCTTGGAGGTGCATGAACCGATACTGTTGGACGACGGTGGCGGGCCGATCTTGGAAGGCGAAGTGTTTACGGTCGAACCCGGGCTGTATGGCCGCGTCGAAGGCGCGGTCCGCCTGGAAGACATGGTGCTGGTGACCAAAGATGGACCGCGCAACCTGAATCAACTGCCCGAAGGTCTCGATTGGTCGTAATTGTAGGCCGGAACAAGCCGTGCGCAGTTCCGGCACGACCCCGCCTGCGGGTGTTTCGGTATCATTAAAGCACAATGCCGCTGCATGCCGGAACGGCGCACGGCTTGTTCCGGCCTACTTGTTGCTTGAGACGACTGCGTGTCTGATTACCAACGCTATTTTGTACCGGGCGGGATGGTTTTCTTGACAATCGTTACGTATGGCCGGCGACCGATTTTAACGACCGAGAATGGCCGGAAATTCCTCCGCTCGGCGATTACAACCGTCCGCAAAAAACGCCCGTTTAGCTTGTTTGCCACCTGCTTGTTACCGGACCATTGGCACTTGATTATGCACCTTCCCAAGGGAGACAAAGACTATTCGATGCGGGTAAAACGCATCAAGGAAGAATTCACTTGCCAATGGCGGCTAGCGGGTCTGCCTGAAGACCAAGTAACCGCGGCACAATCTGCCAAAGGAGAACGGGGAATATGGCAACCGCGTGCTTGGGAACATATGGTTCGCGACGAAGAGGATTTGGAACGCTGCGTTGATTACATTCATTGGAATCCACGTAAGCATGATTTGGTCCGCCGCGTTCAAGACTGGCCGTGGTCCTCATTTCACCGCTTTGTTCGGATGGGACAATACGAACAAGAATGGGGAGGCACTGCGCCGAAGTCCATCCGCAACACAGACCAATGGGGTGAGTAGACGGCGTACATATAGCCGTAGGCCGGAACAAACCGTGCGCCGTTCCGGCACGACCCCGCCTGCGGGTGTTTCGGTATCATTAAAGCACAATGCCGCTGCATGCCGGAACGGCGCACGGCTTGTTCCGGCCTACTTGTTGCTTGAGACTGTTCTGTATGTACGTGTTTGAAAATCCTGTTCTGCAACGTGAACTGTTGGTCAACCTCCGCACCGCGCGGGCGTTTTGGTTGTTGGCGTTATATCAATTGTTGCTGGCGGTGGTCGTATTGGTGGCCTGGCCCAGCGAAGAACGGTTGGACCTGACCGGCAACCCGCAATCGGCTCGCAAGCTGGTCGACTTGTTCTTTCTGGGACAGTATGTAATCGCGTCCTTGATGGCGCCCAGCTTTGCCGCCGGCGCCATCAGCGGCGAAAAAGAACGACGCACCTACGAAATGTTGTTGGCCAGTCCGCTGCGGCCGGGCGCGATTGTGCTGGGCAAAATGGTCGCTGCCCTGACGCACATCGGAATGTTGATTCTGGCTTCGCTGCCGATCATCGTGCTGTGTCTGCCGCTGGGCGGGATCAGCGTCTACGAAGTCGTGGCGGCGTACGTGGGACTGATCGTGTCGGTGGTGTTGTTCGGAGCCATCGGGATTGCGGCCAGCAGCTATTTTAAACGCACCAGTGCTTCGCTGGCGGTCAGTTATCTGGTGGTCCTGTCGCTGGTGTTGGTGGGGGTGCTGTTTTGGAAGTCGCTGGAATCGGATGCCGAGTTGCGGTTGAAACTGGCTTTGTTGGTGATCCCCGCCTACGGTTTGACGGCGATGCTGTTGCTGTGTGGCAACGCCGCCGCGCGGATGCTGTATCCGCCCGACATGGGCAGTGAAGGCAAGGAGGTGGTAGACCTGGACAAAGAAGCCGAGCAGGCGGTGGGACTGGTGATTCAACGCGACCAGTTTCCCGATCGCTTGTTCGCCCCACCCAAGAAACAGCAATTGATGGCCGACGGGGTGAACCCGGTTTATGACAAAGAGATTCACAGCGAGATCTTCAGTCAGGGCACGCTGATGTTGCGACTGGTGATCCAGATCAGCATGCTGTTGGCGATCCCGCTGATGGCTTGGCTGTTGTTCGCCCAGCCTTATCGCTGCGCTTGGTATGTGGTGTATGTGTTGGTCTTTAACATCCTGATCGGGCCGGTGTTTTTGGCCGGCAGCATGACCGGCGAACGCGAGCGGGAGACGCTGGATCTGTTGCTGACCACGGCGATTACCCCTTGGCAAATTCTGTGGGGCAAGTTGGTCGTTGGGTTTCGCGTGTCTGCGGTGCTGACCAGCTTCTTGTTGTGGCCCTTGCTGCTGGGCGGATTGATGGTCAGCGATTTCTGGAGCAATTGGTTGGCGTTGTGCTTGCTCTTTGCAATCGTCGTTATGACCTGTGTGACCAACTCGGTCGTCGCCATGTTCTGCAGCGTGTTTGCTCGCAAGACATCGATCAGTCTGATGAGCACCTATTCGATTTTATTGGTGATCTACGCCGCTCCGGTGGCCCTGACGCTGTTGTTCCAAATCTTGGACTTCCAGGAATCCACGGTCGCCTGGGCGCAGTGGCTGGGGATCGCCAGTCCTTTTAACGCAGCGTTTGCGATGCCCCTGGATGCCCAATTGACCACCGAAAAGACGTTACCGGCGAATGTCGGCAATCTGGCTTTGGTGGTCGGCTATTTTGTGGCATCGGTGGTCGCCAACGTCCTGCTGATGCTGGGCATCGTGTGGCGACTAGCTGCCCGCGTGCGGTTTGGAGACTGACCCGGTGATTTCAAAGTCGATGCTGGACTGACCGTATTTCTTACCCTTCATGTCTTCCAGCGTCAGTTCTAAGCGATACTTGCCAGCCGCCAACTGGCTGGGTAAGTGCATGATATAGCCGATGAAGTAGTCGCGGCGGTAGTTGTTGCAGATCTGTTGGTCGGCGGGAAGGACTCTTTGAAACAGCCGTTTGCCGGAGGCGTCAAAGATCTCGTACGAGCCCTGGAATTGGGTTTCGTAGCCGGTGCTCAGTCGTTCGGCCGCAAAGCCATCAACTTCGCTGTACAGGATCACCTGTTGGCCGGCTTGAAAACGAGTGGACTCGAAGGGCGTGATCCGTCCAAACGATTCGACTTCGGTGCAGAAGGCCAGCGAGCGAACTTCCAGCGTTCCGGTGGCAGCCGCCATGTGACTGGTGGCTTCGCGCAGGTGCGGCAGCGCGGCGGACCAGCGACGTTGCGGTACCGGATGCCCCTGTGGGTCGATGGCCGTCCACAGAGCCAGCAATTGGTTTCGCAGATATTCCTGTTCGCTGCTGCCCATGCCCTCCACCGGTTCGAGCGCTTCATCGATCCGTCCGCTGAGCATCAGCAGCGTGCGGTAGCGGATATGGTGTCGCAGCAGGGCCGCGTCATTTCCATCTTCAGGCAGTTCGGCAAACCGTTTGGATAATTCCGACAGCAGTTTCTGTTCGCTCCACTGCGGTGCAGCGTCTGCGACCGCCTTGGCAGCTTCGGGCGTGTTGGACGTCTTGGGCGTGTTCTCGGACGGTTGGCTGTCGGCGTCGGTGTGGGCCGCGTTGCCAGCGGCAAGTTGTTCGGTGACCGAGTCGGAGTCGAGCAGTGGTACGGCGGTGGGCGTCGGAGCATCGGGAGAGCTCGGCGCGGCGGGGCGTCGCGCATCGGCAGCTTCACTAGTCGACTCGCTGTGAGAAGCCGGCATCACGAATTGGGACTGATTGTCTGCAAATGGGGCTTCGATTGCGGCGGCTTCGGCTTCGGCAGCAAAGGGATCGTGGTCCAGTTCGGCTCGCGTGGGCAGATCCGGCAAAGGCGTGACTTCGATGTCGGCCTGCTGGGCGGCATGCATGCGACGTCGAGCGGCTTCGAGTACCCGCGGGTCGGCATCGCGGAAAGCTTCGAGCAACTGTTGCTGTTCTTGTTTGCTAGGTTGCTGGGCGCTCGCTGGTTGAACGGCCAGGGATTGCCCATCGTCACTGATCGAAGCGGTTGCGGATCCCTGGGAAGTGGCTGAATTTCGCACGGCGGCGGAAGCTTGTGCGGCCGAAGCTTGTGCGGCAGACGTATCGTCGGTGGGCAGTTTTTTGCTGTAAGCCAAGCGGGTTCGGGGCACCTCGGCCTGTTCGACAGCCCCGGTAGGCCGTTGCGTGACCTGGATCGATCCATCGGCCTGGGGCGTTCGGCAACCGCTGATGACGGCTAACGTCCAACTACAACAAACAACCGACAGAAATTTTCCGCTGGCGTGCATCCGTGCCTCGCGCAGTGTGGGGAGTGAGCAATGAAAACGGAGATTAGAGCAAGCGATGGAAGCAATCAATAGCAACCGATTCACCGTAGCCGAAGTCGCCAGACTTTGGACAACCGCCCCGTCTCTGCAATCCCCGCCGCTCCCCAATCAACCCAGCCGATTTTCCCTATACCCTCATTGGGGTGGTGGGAGTATGTTAGGGAACCACTATGATGCCCGCTTGAATGGCAACTGGGCCGTCTCTCTCCACTTTGGTAAGGATGCCGTCCGCTGGCCGGGCCGCGGAGTGCATTTTAAAGGAATCGCAACGATGGCAGTTGATGCCCCCACGCAACCTGAATCGACACCGTCCGAGGTCCATGAAGCCGAATCCACCGCGCGCTCGGTGGCCGGGGCGATTCGCTGGGATTACTTCCTTCCTTTCGTCATTTTGCACGTTCTGACGCTGTTGATTTTCGTGCCCTGGTTTTTTTCCTGGACGGGCGTGATCGCATTTACAGCAGGCGTGGTGGTGTTCGGACAGATGGCGATTCCGATCGGGTATCACCGCCTGTTGACCCACCACAGCTTCCGCACTCCCAAATGGTTTGAACGGATTTTGGTGACGTTGGCCATGTGCTCCGCTCAGGAGACCCCGGCGCACTGGGTGGCTTGGCATCGCATGCACCATACGCATTCCGACAAGCCGCACGATCCCCACTCACCGCGGCAAGGTTTTATGTGGGCGCACGTTCGGTGGTTGGTTCACGAAAGCCGCACGCGGGAAGAGTTGTTTGCGATGTACAAAAAGTATGCTCGCGACATTTTGTCCGACCCTTATTATCGCTGGATCGAGCGTGTTCCGGCGACGGCCGGGGTGTTGTATCTGGTGCATGCGGTGATCTACCTGCTGGTCACCGCCGCCATTTGCTGGGCGGTGTACGACAGCACTTCGGAAGCGGTCCGCATGACGGCCAGCGTTTTTGTATGGGGCGTCGTGGCTCGCACGGTTTGGGTTTGGCACATCACCTGGTCGGTCAATTCGCTCAGCCATGTGTTCGGATACCGCAATTACGAAACCTCCGATGACAGCCGCAACAATTGGCTGGTGACGCTGCTGACCGCCGGCGAAGGCTGGCACAACAACCACCATGCCGACCCCGCTAGCGCTTCGGTGCAACACCGCTGGTGGGAAATCGATTTGAACTATTACGTGATCCGGCTGTGGGGCATGATGGGGTTGGCCACACATATCATTCGCCCGCGAATCAAA from Roseimaritima ulvae includes these protein-coding regions:
- a CDS encoding HD domain-containing protein, with amino-acid sequence MNEELHALATARHLMRIAPEMDVPLTPRVTRLIDSAPLRRLARVSQLGLVAHVYPGAVHSRFEHSLGVYRYALQVLQRLATDPIFQNSIDARAADTFVAAALVHDIGHWPFCHPIEDMQLPGLPRHEELARRALEQPELAELIERDWTSIDEICQLLRGPHENQGTRLLASILSGPIDIDKMDYLMRDSLHAGVPYGRNFDVGRLISSLCVHPDKPQLAIGEKGRTAAEMMVFARYVMFSEVYWHHAVRAATAMLQRAVFLLRERLDLNAMVELDDPHWQAELTRAAAGSPAEPLVAGLFGAQRLLWKRVAEFDQLQHAPLHQQLARRPYQWLVACSEALTARMAKHCGIPLASGDVIIDAPPVKLEVDILMDVVARDGQVRALGAVSPVVDALAKRQFDNHVKRVRVFVRPEVRAALPQGRLDEAWLVDAVQDTEAQTA
- a CDS encoding tRNA (cytidine(34)-2'-O)-methyltransferase; the protein is MHSFPDDHPSLQADDRRPPSATAHIVLYQPEIPQNTGNIGRSCVATGAKLWLVGQKGFEITNTRLKRAGMDYWQHLQCEEVESWQRLQQQLPTRRQWVFSRFARRAIWDAPLQTGDAFIFGCESAGLPGDILDLDSPYTLNLPTLPEVRSLNLATTVGIVLYQLLARCPDARPRTAKDSPQ
- a CDS encoding agmatine deiminase family protein, which translates into the protein MNDLEAQASPYRWPAEWEPQECIWLAWPHNPDTWPGRVQFMPLSFVRFIRCVTEILPVRLLVPPSLRDQAAQWLTNVPGVEFVPYGTNDCWIRDYGPTFVRRTDDDSLVGIDWRYNAWGGKYPPWDSDAAAAETICTLADVPRIESPLTLEGGALETDGGGRLLTTTSCLVTETRNPGWTKNAIARELHRCLGITEILWLDDGGLEGDDTDGHIDQVARFVDRNNVVVAVSSTAADPSAASLEDNYRQLRIWSQQTEPAVHVHRLPIPPPRLIDGQRVPESYCNFLRLGPQRILVPQFRNPASDRVALAILRNLLPSTEVVGVDAADLVWGLGAMHCASQQQPSKAVVAEVARLWTGGES
- a CDS encoding shikimate dehydrogenase family protein — encoded protein: MFDSPIQPIACVMGHPIAGNPTQFAVERALAAADIDLRFLSLDVPPEQLPDAIGGVRAMGFWGVILAEPHRQAAAALCDQLSDEAQAAERVDVIERTDEGQLWGHYFGSLSIATAIERAIREPDARGKITISVLGNCPAMLAAVRPLMARGHYRWRVSEFQPYMSELSQELHEVDSVDQAIDETTAVVIRGTVDDEPCEVPETLLDRLSDPALVIDLAEMTSTSPLARYAAQRGLQSMTRLDLLVELTVRALGCWTEQTPEEAIIREAYEEYLEI
- a CDS encoding M24 family metallopeptidase — protein: MPKNLLLAGIPADNPTLFRAVGMAAGDPAAWVSLDGQSKLIIRDIEVDRARAAGKNEHVFCPADFTPAGGLDADRATATAQAVTELLRREGVQQISADRSLPFIFAWHVMQAGIELQYDADLGVLERRVKSEQEIEYLQKAQRITEQGMQFLCQRIARCDADAEGILQFEGQPLTSERARAMAAAFFLEHGFTMGHGAIVATAPEVADCHHSGTGPLRSGVPVIVDLFPQDSATRYWGDCTRTVVHGTPSDKVVAMHQAVVEAKAAGIAQLHPGNTAEQVHQAVIAVQQQHGFRLSRGTVSDDPTIQHGTGHGIGLEVHEPILLDDGGGPILEGEVFTVEPGLYGRVEGAVRLEDMVLVTKDGPRNLNQLPEGLDWS
- a CDS encoding REP-associated tyrosine transposase, which produces MSDYQRYFVPGGMVFLTIVTYGRRPILTTENGRKFLRSAITTVRKKRPFSLFATCLLPDHWHLIMHLPKGDKDYSMRVKRIKEEFTCQWRLAGLPEDQVTAAQSAKGERGIWQPRAWEHMVRDEEDLERCVDYIHWNPRKHDLVRRVQDWPWSSFHRFVRMGQYEQEWGGTAPKSIRNTDQWGE